A single genomic interval of Pseudopipra pipra isolate bDixPip1 chromosome 29, bDixPip1.hap1, whole genome shotgun sequence harbors:
- the PSMB4 gene encoding LOW QUALITY PROTEIN: proteasome subunit beta type-4 (The sequence of the model RefSeq protein was modified relative to this genomic sequence to represent the inferred CDS: inserted 1 base in 1 codon), which produces MVTGTSVLGVRFEGGVMLAADTVGSYGSLARFRGISRLLRVNDCTVXGASGDYADFQYLQQVIDQMVPSSPTPPWFPARGTEATSSLGLKTPRAGESPPSLGSPFQGLSTLFLPCALRFLGYVDMLGVAYEAPTLATGFGAYLAQPLMREVLEKKQSLTQEEARDLLERCLRILYYRDARSFNRYELATVTEKGVQVEGPLTLEANWDIAHVVSGFE; this is translated from the exons ATGGTGACGGGCACGTCGGTGCTGGGGGTGAGGTTCGAGGGGGGGGTGATGCTGGCCGCCGACACCGTGGGCTCCTACGGCTCCCTGGCCCGGTTCCGGGGCATCTCCCGCCTCCTGAGGGTCAACGACTGCACCG CTGGGGCCTCGGGAGACTACGCCGACTTCCAGTACCTGCAGCAGGTCATCGACCAGATGGT accatccagtccaaccccgccgtggttcccagcccgtGGCACTGAGGCCACGTCCAGTCTGGGCTTAAAaacccccagggctggagaatcccccccctccctgggcagcccattccaagggctgagcaccctcttccttccctgtgcCCTCAGGTTCCTGGGATACGTGGACATGCTGGGAGTGGCCTACGAGGCGCCGACGTTGGCCACGGGGTTCGGGGCCTACCTGGCTCAG cccctgatgAGGGAGGTCCTGGAGAAGAAGCAGAGCCTGACCCAGGAGGAGGCCCGGGACCTCCTGGAGCGCTGCCTGCGGATCCTCTACTACAGGGACGCCAGATCCTTCAACAGG TATGAACTCGCCACCGTGACGGAGAAGGGGGTGCAGGTGGAGGGACCCCTGACCCTGGAAGCCAACTGGGACATCGCCCACGTGGTCAG